One region of Desulfobotulus mexicanus genomic DNA includes:
- a CDS encoding ribonuclease catalytic domain-containing protein: MELGKIVEYIDQQKIITAVVTENKKQRLRLLTETNREVNLSANRLSHISESQLDLGTPRDHQVRTLKETAERRRHMSASMDLHELWEVIHEEADWQDTETIASLCFSDGSDADAQSAVIRTMFTDRLYFKFGTNRFFPHSPEQVEQLKKQQQETERRRRIIEDGISWLKKNLDTPAPELPDELRPVAALLQDYIIFGDEAPGMETTRQILSGIGGDPGEKLFTLFVRLGLWEQNENLLLKKFDVPTEFDAKTMDAVSLLREKPVDFSSDPRRRDLTGLRLMTIDGPSTLDYDDAISIEASGDYHIVGVHIIDVAHFVTQGSPLDACALERGSSIYLPDARFSMLPPAMSEDLCSLKGGELRPAISVLMRIADYARVVDYEVVPSIICVKEQLTYSDANRMIEEDTDIANLDRIARNFRTQRIMAGAVQISLPEVNIRVDEESGEILISKIDRESSSRMLVAEMMIMGNAMMADFLKKNEMPAVFRSQPEPKNRLYKGDEGSLFQNLMQRRHLNRVVLTPVPEPHSGIGFPCYVTATSPIRKYWDLSTQRQLKAILGMEKAAGRDEIQNIFARLEQPMAAVGRVQFFRKRYWLFKYLEGRIGQREKAMVLEERRNQYQVLLIDYMLEWMLPVSPGIQLKPESEIEVVIQQASARRDQLSLYLA; encoded by the coding sequence ATGGAACTAGGGAAAATTGTCGAATATATCGACCAACAAAAAATAATCACCGCCGTTGTCACAGAAAATAAAAAACAAAGACTCCGGCTTCTCACTGAAACCAACCGGGAAGTCAATTTATCGGCCAACCGCCTATCCCATATATCCGAAAGTCAACTGGACCTTGGCACCCCAAGGGATCATCAGGTCCGTACACTCAAGGAAACCGCAGAACGACGCAGACATATGTCCGCTTCCATGGATCTTCATGAGCTATGGGAAGTCATCCATGAGGAAGCTGACTGGCAGGATACCGAAACCATTGCCTCCCTATGCTTTTCCGATGGCAGTGATGCCGATGCCCAGTCCGCTGTCATCAGGACCATGTTTACGGACCGGCTGTATTTTAAATTCGGTACCAACCGTTTTTTCCCCCACAGCCCTGAACAGGTGGAGCAGCTCAAAAAGCAGCAGCAGGAAACGGAACGCCGCAGACGCATCATCGAAGACGGCATTTCATGGCTGAAAAAAAATCTGGACACCCCTGCACCAGAACTCCCCGATGAACTCCGCCCCGTTGCCGCACTTCTGCAGGACTACATTATCTTCGGAGATGAAGCACCGGGCATGGAAACCACCCGTCAGATCCTTTCAGGCATCGGTGGTGACCCCGGAGAAAAATTGTTCACACTTTTTGTACGCCTGGGACTCTGGGAGCAGAATGAAAACCTGCTTTTGAAAAAGTTCGATGTCCCAACGGAGTTCGATGCAAAAACCATGGATGCTGTTTCCCTTCTAAGGGAAAAACCCGTGGACTTTTCCAGTGATCCCAGACGCCGGGATCTCACAGGCCTGCGCCTGATGACCATAGACGGACCCTCCACCCTGGACTATGATGATGCCATCAGCATAGAAGCTTCCGGAGATTACCACATTGTGGGCGTTCATATCATTGATGTGGCCCACTTTGTAACACAGGGAAGCCCTCTGGATGCCTGTGCCCTGGAAAGGGGCAGCTCCATTTACCTCCCCGATGCACGCTTTTCCATGCTGCCCCCGGCCATGTCCGAAGATCTATGCAGCCTCAAAGGCGGAGAACTCAGACCTGCCATCAGTGTTCTCATGCGCATTGCAGACTATGCGCGGGTGGTGGACTATGAAGTTGTACCCAGCATTATCTGCGTTAAGGAACAGCTGACCTACAGCGACGCCAACCGCATGATAGAAGAAGATACGGACATTGCAAACCTTGACCGTATTGCCAGAAATTTCAGAACCCAGAGAATCATGGCCGGTGCCGTCCAGATTTCCCTGCCGGAAGTCAATATCCGTGTGGATGAAGAAAGCGGAGAAATTCTGATCTCCAAAATAGACAGGGAAAGCTCCAGCCGTATGCTGGTGGCGGAAATGATGATCATGGGCAACGCCATGATGGCGGATTTTCTGAAAAAAAATGAAATGCCTGCGGTCTTCCGCTCCCAGCCTGAGCCTAAAAACCGGCTCTACAAAGGAGATGAAGGAAGCCTTTTCCAAAACCTCATGCAACGCAGACACTTAAACCGGGTGGTCCTCACCCCCGTACCCGAACCCCATTCCGGTATCGGCTTTCCCTGTTATGTCACCGCAACTTCCCCCATACGTAAATACTGGGATCTTTCCACCCAACGCCAGTTGAAAGCGATTCTGGGCATGGAAAAAGCCGCTGGCAGGGATGAGATACAGAACATTTTTGCACGCCTTGAGCAACCCATGGCCGCCGTAGGACGGGTACAGTTTTTCAGAAAAAGATACTGGCTCTTCAAATACCTTGAAGGCCGCATCGGCCAGCGGGAAAAGGCCATGGTTCTGGAAGAACGCCGCAACCAGTATCAGGTACTGCTGATTGACTACATGCTGGAATGGATGCTGCCCGTATCACCAGGTATTCAGCTGAAACCGGAGAGCGAAATAGAGGTGGTGATTCAGCAGGCCAGCGCCAGACGGGATCAGCTTTCTCTGTATCTGGCCTGA
- a CDS encoding motility protein A — MDFASLIGIVSGISLIISAIFLAGDIRSFVNVPGMMIVLGGTMAATLLTFTFREVSAAFRAAAFAFTKDREDPNAAVETMIRICNVGRKKGLLELANLEPDSDFLKKACGLIADGSLEEEVRAALRTEIDSLKMRHFAVQDVFKKMGAYAPAFGMLGTLIGLVQMLSQLADPSSIGPAMAVALLTTFYGSLLSTMIFLPIAGKLKTRTISEVMQLEIMLEGSIAVMKGSNPMMIYEALSSFIPLRDRLPLEKMDVRQGAA, encoded by the coding sequence ATGGACTTTGCATCCCTGATCGGTATTGTTTCTGGTATTTCCCTGATTATCAGTGCCATTTTTCTTGCTGGAGACATCCGCAGCTTTGTCAATGTCCCCGGCATGATGATAGTTCTGGGAGGGACCATGGCCGCAACCCTTCTGACCTTTACTTTCCGTGAAGTGTCCGCCGCTTTCCGTGCAGCTGCCTTTGCCTTTACAAAGGACCGTGAAGATCCCAACGCAGCCGTTGAAACCATGATCCGTATATGTAATGTAGGGCGCAAAAAGGGTCTGCTGGAGCTGGCCAATCTTGAACCTGATTCGGATTTTTTAAAAAAAGCCTGCGGACTCATTGCCGATGGTTCTCTGGAAGAGGAAGTACGGGCAGCTTTGAGGACGGAAATCGATTCATTGAAAATGCGTCATTTTGCAGTGCAGGATGTCTTTAAAAAAATGGGGGCATATGCTCCTGCCTTCGGAATGCTGGGTACCCTCATAGGTCTTGTACAGATGCTGTCCCAACTGGCGGACCCTTCTTCCATAGGACCGGCCATGGCTGTGGCCCTTCTGACCACCTTCTATGGTTCTCTTCTGTCCACCATGATTTTTCTGCCCATTGCAGGAAAGCTCAAAACAAGGACAATTTCCGAAGTCATGCAGCTGGAAATCATGCTGGAAGGTTCCATTGCCGTCATGAAAGGCAGTAACCCCATGATGATTTATGAGGCGCTTTCTTCCTTTATCCCCTTAAGGGATCGTCTCCCACTGGAAAAAATGGATGTGCGGCAGGGGGCAGCATGA
- a CDS encoding PilZ domain-containing protein has protein sequence MFSKKKDSFFVWLEKTLKDRRRSFRYTAKENVRVYVRVGGEAENRLAEDISAGGCSFNHPDLRPGDRFIIHLMSHAPEIPLDLMPMAEVLGRTASGQCHCSFPDIMEKEEEALHRFVLAAQRHEFRRRRKLKIMELRKKKFDI, from the coding sequence TTGTTCTCGAAAAAAAAGGATAGTTTTTTTGTCTGGCTGGAGAAAACCCTGAAGGACAGAAGGCGAAGCTTCCGCTATACGGCCAAAGAGAATGTCAGGGTTTATGTCCGGGTGGGAGGAGAGGCTGAGAATCGTCTGGCAGAGGATATCAGTGCAGGCGGGTGCAGCTTTAACCATCCTGACTTAAGGCCGGGGGACCGGTTTATTATCCATCTGATGAGCCATGCACCTGAAATACCTCTGGATCTGATGCCCATGGCGGAGGTGCTGGGGCGAACCGCAAGTGGGCAGTGCCATTGTTCCTTTCCCGATATAATGGAAAAGGAGGAAGAAGCCCTCCACCGTTTTGTACTGGCGGCCCAGCGCCATGAGTTCCGCCGCAGAAGGAAGCTGAAAATTATGGAGTTGCGTAAAAAAAAGTTCGATATCTAA
- a CDS encoding class I SAM-dependent methyltransferase, whose product MNEEPIAAGKSSFSLLDRQRLKDALGPLEGLVILDAACGSGNYTLALARWTGLHSRIYAVDLWEKGVFDLRKRIEDAGLTNIQALVADLSQGTTLAPESVDLCLAATVLHDLAVEGNAEGMLEALARTLKPGGRLAVVEFEKVSGPPGPPEEIRLSPEELTEMVRPFGFTLQETRSVGELLYLAVFSRQAD is encoded by the coding sequence ATGAATGAAGAACCCATCGCTGCGGGTAAATCCAGCTTTTCACTGCTGGACAGGCAGCGTTTGAAGGATGCCCTTGGACCCCTTGAGGGGCTTGTAATTCTGGATGCGGCATGTGGTTCAGGTAATTATACCCTTGCTCTGGCCCGCTGGACAGGCCTTCACAGTCGCATTTATGCCGTTGATTTGTGGGAAAAGGGTGTTTTTGATTTAAGAAAACGGATTGAGGATGCCGGTTTGACCAATATTCAGGCCCTTGTGGCGGATCTTTCCCAGGGAACGACTCTGGCTCCTGAAAGTGTGGACCTCTGTCTGGCCGCAACTGTACTGCATGATCTCGCCGTGGAGGGCAATGCAGAAGGTATGCTGGAGGCCCTTGCCCGCACCCTTAAACCCGGTGGCAGGCTGGCCGTTGTGGAATTTGAGAAGGTATCAGGCCCGCCCGGCCCTCCCGAGGAAATACGTCTTTCCCCCGAAGAGCTGACGGAAATGGTCAGGCCCTTTGGTTTTACACTTCAGGAGACCCGGTCTGTGGGTGAGCTGCTTTATCTGGCAGTTTTTTCAAGACAGGCTGACTGA
- a CDS encoding PAS domain-containing hybrid sensor histidine kinase/response regulator: MNLDMYKDALLEIAFSISGEFNLKKMLQNTLPIFLRKLNCTLAAVIQKNNGNLHTEYILPKTMAEHTDYLGPMEELSLALETDAGLSWYPMDHGSYHYYAFPLEDFGFLLLARARPFNIYFLKEMSPLTRMLTRTCLACTALEKRKVSEAQLLAQKAHFESIFTNTNDAMVYFDTEHRLFNVNERFTQMFGYTLDEVWGRNVNTIVDPLKREKEYGSPRILAGETIEMEAIRYAKNGNGIEVLLKGGPVLINGVIAGGYAIYSDISERKKNERKLLESNLLLEKSIDRANKLARQAEMANIAKSAFLANMSHEIRTPMNAIMGLTELCMAEPLTEKQQDYLLKVSQASRSLLGIINDILDFSKIEAGKLSMEKIPFIVDDVLHQSWNMVAHRARQKKLELICYRDPAIPEQLLGDPLRLGQVLTNLVGNAIKFTESGSVMVTVTLIRQEKKSFILEFCVKDTGMGISDDEKKQLFQPFSQADNSTTRKFGGTGLGLTISRQLVELMGGEIRLESTPQKGSSFIFTCSLQADHHIRETGHKLPEEIMGMRVLVLGGHRDTGKILKSYLQAFFLETRYTENTEEAKKLLEDAIPSYDIVFWDNNTFVPSETETIKQILKKSENRKKPAIIIVSDEDDDHAASPKDREYAAAWLAKPFTPSLVMKALLKSLKKPKIRSPVKQRQQLSNGRSLKPLHGKRILLVEDHEINRLVATELMKQVGIETETAFNGKEAIRILDLNPYDYYDCVLMDIQMPVMDGYKTAREIRKNPIFKDLPILAMTANAMDEDRKKAIENGMQGHVAKPIIPEELFAKLLEFCRNKAVSGIESARKWSHEPGLTPEEEADKNYFNFIKSSEYTEDQKIKEQNQEKICPEPPPMEMESNPEFIQQIKNLNDLLLQYDGRAEEHINSLLATRLHPSSTELLNLIKKRIWTYDFEGAVCLMKPYIHNLEEE; encoded by the coding sequence ATGAACCTTGACATGTACAAGGACGCCTTGCTGGAAATTGCCTTTTCCATCAGTGGTGAATTCAATTTAAAAAAAATGCTGCAAAACACCCTGCCCATTTTTCTGCGTAAACTCAACTGCACACTGGCTGCGGTAATACAAAAAAACAACGGCAATCTTCATACCGAATATATTCTTCCCAAAACCATGGCAGAGCATACTGATTACCTTGGCCCCATGGAAGAACTCAGCCTTGCTCTGGAGACGGATGCCGGACTTTCATGGTATCCCATGGATCATGGCAGCTATCATTATTATGCCTTTCCTCTGGAAGACTTCGGTTTTCTTCTTCTGGCCAGAGCCAGACCCTTTAACATCTATTTTCTAAAAGAAATGTCCCCCCTGACCCGTATGCTGACCAGAACCTGCCTTGCCTGCACAGCCCTTGAAAAAAGAAAAGTGAGTGAAGCCCAGCTTCTGGCACAAAAGGCCCACTTTGAATCTATTTTCACCAACACCAACGATGCCATGGTCTACTTTGACACAGAGCACAGACTCTTCAATGTAAATGAGCGTTTCACGCAGATGTTCGGCTATACCCTTGATGAAGTTTGGGGCAGAAACGTCAATACCATTGTAGACCCCCTGAAAAGAGAAAAAGAATATGGTTCTCCAAGAATCCTTGCCGGAGAAACCATAGAAATGGAAGCCATACGATATGCAAAAAACGGCAATGGCATTGAGGTTCTCCTCAAGGGTGGCCCTGTTCTTATCAATGGTGTCATTGCCGGGGGATATGCAATTTACTCAGATATCTCCGAAAGAAAAAAAAATGAGCGAAAGCTTCTGGAATCCAATCTGCTGTTGGAAAAATCCATTGACAGAGCTAATAAGCTTGCCAGACAGGCGGAAATGGCCAACATTGCCAAAAGTGCCTTTCTTGCCAACATGAGCCACGAAATCAGGACTCCCATGAACGCCATCATGGGTCTTACGGAACTCTGCATGGCAGAGCCACTGACGGAAAAACAGCAGGACTATCTTTTAAAAGTCTCCCAGGCCAGCCGCTCCCTGCTGGGCATCATCAATGACATACTGGATTTTTCAAAAATTGAGGCCGGCAAACTCAGTATGGAAAAGATCCCCTTTATTGTCGATGATGTGCTGCATCAGAGCTGGAATATGGTGGCACACAGGGCAAGGCAGAAAAAACTGGAACTTATCTGTTACAGAGATCCTGCCATACCGGAACAGCTTCTGGGAGACCCCTTACGGCTGGGGCAGGTACTGACCAACCTTGTGGGCAATGCCATCAAGTTCACCGAATCCGGCAGTGTGATGGTGACCGTGACCCTGATCCGTCAGGAAAAAAAATCCTTTATCCTTGAATTCTGCGTCAAAGATACGGGAATGGGCATCAGTGATGATGAGAAAAAACAACTTTTCCAGCCCTTCTCCCAGGCAGACAACTCCACCACCCGAAAATTTGGCGGCACGGGTCTTGGGCTGACCATTTCAAGGCAACTGGTGGAACTCATGGGCGGAGAAATCCGCCTGGAAAGCACACCCCAAAAAGGTTCTTCCTTTATTTTCACATGCAGCCTGCAGGCAGATCATCACATAAGGGAAACCGGCCATAAGCTACCGGAAGAAATAATGGGCATGCGTGTGCTGGTGCTGGGAGGTCACAGGGATACAGGAAAAATTCTTAAAAGCTACCTTCAGGCCTTTTTCCTTGAAACCCGATATACTGAGAATACAGAAGAGGCAAAAAAACTGCTGGAGGATGCCATACCCTCCTATGATATCGTGTTCTGGGATAACAATACATTCGTTCCTTCAGAGACTGAAACCATAAAACAGATACTTAAAAAATCAGAAAACCGGAAAAAGCCTGCCATAATAATTGTTTCCGATGAAGATGATGACCATGCTGCCAGCCCAAAGGACAGGGAATACGCCGCAGCATGGCTTGCCAAACCCTTCACTCCTTCCCTTGTAATGAAGGCCCTTTTGAAAAGTCTCAAAAAACCTAAAATCAGATCCCCCGTAAAACAGAGGCAGCAGCTCAGCAACGGAAGATCCCTTAAACCCCTGCATGGCAAACGCATTCTTCTGGTGGAAGACCATGAAATCAACCGGCTTGTGGCAACAGAACTGATGAAGCAGGTGGGTATAGAAACGGAGACGGCCTTTAACGGAAAGGAGGCCATTCGTATACTTGATCTGAATCCTTATGATTACTACGACTGTGTTCTCATGGATATTCAGATGCCTGTAATGGACGGTTACAAAACAGCCCGTGAGATCCGTAAAAATCCCATTTTCAAGGATTTACCGATACTGGCCATGACGGCCAATGCCATGGACGAAGACAGGAAAAAAGCCATCGAAAACGGTATGCAGGGCCATGTTGCCAAACCCATCATACCTGAAGAGCTTTTTGCAAAGCTTTTGGAATTCTGCCGGAACAAAGCAGTTTCAGGGATTGAATCTGCCCGTAAATGGAGCCATGAACCCGGCCTTACCCCGGAAGAAGAAGCAGACAAAAACTATTTCAATTTCATAAAATCATCTGAGTATACTGAAGATCAGAAAATAAAGGAGCAGAACCAGGAAAAAATCTGCCCGGAACCGCCCCCCATGGAAATGGAATCAAATCCTGAATTTATTCAACAGATCAAAAATCTCAATGACCTGCTTCTCCAGTATGACGGCAGGGCAGAAGAACATATAAACTCTCTTCTTGCCACCCGGCTGCATCCTTCAAGTACGGAGCTTTTGAATCTCATAAAGAAAAGAATCTGGACCTACGATTTCGAAGGGGCCGTCTGCCTGATGAAACCTTATATACATAACCTTGAAGAAGAATAA
- a CDS encoding OmpA/MotB family protein, giving the protein MRDSRGKDDFLNEDDGPGWIVTYADLVTLLLVFFVLLYSISSLNMERFKQAFESIRISLGQDMTTLGVIEVMEVPELSRKELTVEEIFGHRSREEAMVEDINAFIAERNVGDHITVQILNNKIIVRIRGTILFESGSEQLTAQADPILEQIVHIFKAYPEYNINIRGHTDDVPISTLRFPSNWELSAFRATTVLKYLIDKGVSPFRLTATGYGSLLPLRPNNSPENRAINRRVEFVLEKKG; this is encoded by the coding sequence ATGAGAGACAGCCGTGGAAAAGATGACTTTCTCAATGAAGATGACGGACCGGGCTGGATTGTTACCTATGCCGATCTTGTGACCCTCCTTCTGGTTTTTTTTGTTCTTCTCTACTCCATATCCAGCCTGAATATGGAACGGTTCAAGCAGGCCTTTGAGTCCATACGTATAAGCCTTGGGCAGGATATGACCACCCTTGGTGTCATTGAAGTTATGGAAGTACCGGAGCTGAGCCGGAAGGAGCTGACCGTGGAGGAGATTTTCGGTCATCGCTCCAGAGAAGAAGCCATGGTGGAGGATATCAACGCCTTCATTGCTGAACGGAATGTGGGGGATCACATAACTGTACAGATCCTCAATAATAAAATTATCGTGCGTATCCGGGGAACCATTCTTTTTGAGTCCGGCAGTGAACAGCTGACAGCTCAGGCAGATCCCATTCTTGAACAGATTGTGCATATCTTTAAAGCCTATCCCGAATATAATATCAATATCAGAGGGCATACCGATGATGTGCCCATTTCCACCTTACGTTTTCCATCCAACTGGGAGCTGTCCGCATTCAGGGCTACAACGGTGTTGAAATATCTTATAGACAAGGGAGTTTCTCCCTTCCGGCTAACCGCAACGGGATATGGTTCCCTTTTACCCTTAAGGCCGAATAATTCTCCGGAGAACCGTGCTATTAACAGGAGGGTGGAGTTTGTTCTCGAAAAAAAAGGATAG
- a CDS encoding phage holin family protein, which translates to MEHIAVRWLILTVSILVAGMLFQGIEVASVGTAIAAAAILGILNAFIRPLLLLLTLPVTLLSLGFFAFVINAFLLQITAALVRGFDVSGFWTAFFASLVISLINVALTGFRFEDGRIIVVNTQRRGPWD; encoded by the coding sequence ATGGAACACATTGCAGTACGCTGGCTGATTCTGACGGTTTCCATACTGGTGGCGGGGATGCTCTTTCAGGGAATTGAAGTGGCCAGTGTGGGTACTGCCATTGCCGCAGCAGCCATACTTGGGATTCTCAATGCTTTTATCCGGCCCCTGTTGCTGCTGCTCACCCTGCCGGTCACCCTTTTGTCTCTTGGTTTTTTTGCCTTTGTCATCAATGCCTTTCTTTTACAGATCACGGCGGCTCTGGTGCGGGGCTTTGATGTGTCCGGCTTCTGGACCGCCTTTTTTGCCTCCCTTGTGATTTCTCTTATAAATGTGGCACTGACGGGTTTTCGTTTTGAAGACGGTCGCATCATTGTGGTGAATACACAGAGAAGAGGCCCCTGGGATTAG
- a CDS encoding DUF2281 domain-containing protein: protein MSMVERLYEFGRTLPPSALAELLDFAEFLQQKNSLEISAANVRLVDLAGGLEGSSCFAGDPLAIQEGLRLEWN, encoded by the coding sequence ATGTCAATGGTTGAACGCCTTTATGAATTTGGACGCACTTTACCGCCATCAGCACTGGCAGAGCTGCTTGATTTTGCAGAATTTTTACAGCAAAAAAACTCACTTGAAATATCCGCTGCCAATGTCCGGCTGGTCGATCTTGCCGGAGGGTTGGAAGGTTCTTCCTGTTTTGCAGGAGATCCGCTTGCGATTCAGGAGGGTTTGCGTCTTGAATGGAATTGA
- a CDS encoding OmpA family protein, with protein sequence MRKKYFLLLAAGCLAFFWGSMVFAEALNTIVVLRDGNRIRSLVFDTVTEYTDEGMVFHDASRRLRDLNIAAFRFTRNGERFFVPVEEARRIFSEVEFVSIPGPPYGVLSMRITPRKGEPFEVERAALIRHVGDEFPSSELSIEKYVAYEGRWQRDYLPMDQVREIHFVQREKKKESLEEERVLVGAPLTGTGHSVEALTGLLVAMTKAGNKAGRLSFEILFAINSDKLTPASRMELDRLAAALRDTRLAGTRFRIGGHTDSTGQAAYNMNLSRKRAASVRNYLVQQGGIEAYRLEAAGYGDTRPVASNETPEGRRSNRRVEIEFLPPSGSAAFF encoded by the coding sequence ATGAGAAAAAAATATTTTCTGTTACTGGCAGCAGGGTGTCTGGCCTTTTTCTGGGGCAGTATGGTGTTTGCAGAAGCTTTGAACACCATTGTTGTTCTTCGGGATGGCAACCGTATCCGGTCTCTGGTTTTTGATACCGTAACGGAATATACAGATGAGGGCATGGTCTTCCATGATGCCTCCCGGCGTCTCAGGGATCTGAACATTGCAGCTTTTCGTTTTACCAGAAACGGAGAACGCTTTTTTGTCCCTGTGGAAGAGGCCAGACGGATCTTTTCCGAGGTGGAATTTGTAAGTATTCCCGGTCCTCCCTATGGCGTTCTCTCCATGCGGATCACGCCCAGAAAGGGAGAGCCCTTTGAAGTGGAAAGGGCAGCTTTGATACGTCATGTGGGGGATGAGTTTCCTTCCAGTGAACTGAGCATCGAAAAATATGTGGCCTATGAAGGCCGGTGGCAGAGGGATTATCTGCCCATGGATCAGGTGCGGGAAATCCACTTTGTACAGAGGGAAAAAAAGAAAGAATCCCTTGAGGAAGAAAGGGTGCTGGTGGGTGCTCCCCTTACTGGTACAGGTCATTCCGTGGAGGCCCTTACGGGTCTGCTGGTGGCCATGACTAAGGCAGGAAACAAAGCAGGACGTTTAAGTTTTGAAATTCTTTTTGCGATAAATTCCGACAAACTTACTCCTGCTTCAAGGATGGAGCTGGATCGTCTTGCCGCAGCCCTCAGGGATACCCGCCTTGCCGGTACCCGGTTCAGGATAGGAGGCCATACGGATTCCACTGGACAGGCGGCCTACAATATGAATTTAAGCAGAAAAAGGGCGGCAAGTGTCAGAAACTATCTTGTACAGCAGGGGGGCATAGAAGCCTACAGGCTGGAAGCTGCAGGGTATGGGGATACACGGCCCGTAGCCTCCAATGAAACACCTGAAGGCAGGCGTAGTAACCGGAGGGTGGAAATTGAATTTCTGCCTCCCTCAGGATCTGCTGCCTTTTTTTAA
- a CDS encoding type II toxin-antitoxin system VapC family toxin: MNGIDWLLDTNFILGLLKANPDTMALADLCRIESQRCGYSAITRMELLGFPGISVSERRLISQKLSCLVYIPLTPLIEDETIRLRSSYRIKLPDAIIAASSLVSGSQVLTHDKALLKIINADLTHMNYK, encoded by the coding sequence TTGAATGGAATTGACTGGTTGCTGGATACGAATTTTATACTTGGATTGCTCAAGGCAAACCCTGATACAATGGCCCTGGCAGATTTATGCAGGATTGAATCACAGCGCTGTGGTTACAGCGCAATTACCCGTATGGAATTACTTGGCTTTCCAGGTATATCCGTGTCAGAACGGAGATTGATCAGCCAGAAACTTTCCTGCCTTGTGTATATTCCGCTGACACCCCTGATCGAAGATGAGACTATCCGTCTACGCTCCAGTTATCGAATAAAGCTGCCGGATGCAATTATAGCTGCCAGTTCATTGGTGTCAGGTTCTCAGGTACTGACCCACGACAAGGCACTGCTGAAGATCATCAATGCAGATTTGACTCATATGAATTATAAGTAA